In one window of Eubalaena glacialis isolate mEubGla1 chromosome 13, mEubGla1.1.hap2.+ XY, whole genome shotgun sequence DNA:
- the LOC133103816 gene encoding transcription and mRNA export factor ENY2-like: MNKDAQMRAAINQKLIETGERERLKELLRAKLIECGWKHQLKAHCKEVIKEKGLEHVTVDDLVAEVTPKGRALVPDSVKKELLQRIRTFLAQHASL; encoded by the coding sequence ATGAACAAAGATGCGCAGATGAGAGCAGCAATTAACCAAAAGTTGATAGAAACTGGAGAAAGAGAACGCCTCAAAGAGTTGCTGAGAGCTAAATTAATTGAATGTGGCTGGAAGCATCAGTTGAAGGCACActgtaaagaggtaattaaagaaaaaggacTAGAACACGTTACTGTTGATGACTTGGTAGCTGAAGTCACACCAAAAGGCAGAGCCCTGGTACCTGACAGTGTAAAGAAGGAGCTCCTACAAAGAATAAGAACATTCCTTGCTCAGCATGCCAGCCTTTAA